The Haloarcula sp. CBA1127 genomic interval TCGTCGACGACGCCCAGCGGTGAGTCCCGGTCGCTATCCGCAGCGCGGGCCTGCATCGTCAACAGGTACTCCCCTTCCTGAAGCCTTGTCGGTGAATCAACCGTCCCGCTATCGGCGTCAGTATCAACGCGGGTTACCGTGACATCAACCGCCGGTAGCGCTAACTCGGTGACGGACCCGCGGTAACAATCGTCGACACGCTGTGGTAGCTGTTCGCCGTCAGTACTCTCTCGATTGTGTAATTGGTGCACCAGTGCGGTCGGGTCGACCGTTTCCCCATCCCAGTCCAGCGTTTCACCGCCGTCCCGGCCCACCCGCTCGCCTGCCACCCCCCAGGTGACCATGTGTGCATATGTGGAACGTCATCCGATATATACGTACGGTTGTCAGCACGTCGTCACCCCCCACCATACCCCGGCACCAAACGAGGGTTGATAACATTACACGCGCGTGGGTCAAAGGGTAGATTATTGTCGTATCGGTCCTGAATCGGATACATGAGCTACGAAACCGTACGGGAAGCGGACCCGGCAGTTGCAGACGCCCTTGAGGGCGAACGAGGCCGGCAAAACGACACACTGGCGATGATTGCCAGTGAGAACCACGTCAGCGAGGCTGTGATGGAGGCACAGAGCTCCGAATTGACGAACAAGTACGCCGAGGGCTATCCTGGCGAGCGCTACTACGGCGGCTGCGAGTACGCCGACGACGTCGAAGAACTCGCTATCGACCGCGCGAAGGAGCTGTGGGGCGCAGACCACGTCAACGTCCAGCCACACTCCGGTTCACAGGCCAACATGGGCGTCTATCTCGGCGTCCTCGAACCCGGCGACAAGATCCTCTCGCTTGACCTAACCCACGGCGGCCACCTCTCGCACGGCCACCCGGCGAACTTCGCCGGCCAGGTGTACGAAGTCGAACAGTACAAGGTCGACGAGGAAACCGGCTACGTCGACTACGAGGGCCTCCACGACCACGCAGAGGAGTTCGAACCGGATATCATCGTTTCGGGCTACTCGGCGTACCCCCGAGAGGTCGACTTCGAGCGAATTCAGGAAGCCGCCGATGCGGTCGACGCCTACCACCTCGCGGATATCGCCCACATCACTGGTCTCGTCGCCGCCGGCGTCCACGAGTCGCCGGTCGGCGTCGCCGACTTCGTCACTGGGTCGACGCACAAGACCATTCGTGCCGGCCGCGGCGGCATCATCATGTGCGACGAGGAGTACGCCGACGACATCGACGCTGCCGTCTTCCCCGGCTCGCAGGGCGGCCCACTGATGCACAACGTCGCCGGCAAGGCTGTCGGCTTCGGTGAGGCGCTGGCCCCCGAGTTCGAGCAATACTCTCAGCAGACCGTTGACAACGCCATCGCGCTTGGCGAACGCCTCAAAGAGCACGGCCTCTCGCTGGTCTCCGGCGGCACGGACAACCACCTCGTCCTCATCGACCTCCGGCCGTCCCACCCGGACACCACCGGCAAGGAAGTCGAGGAAGCGCTGGAGGAAGCTGGTATCGTCCTCAACGCCAACACCGTTCCGGGCGAGACCCGCTCGGCATTCAACCCCTCGGGCATCCGCGCCGGTACGCCCGCGCTCACCACGCGTGGCTTCGACGAGGACGCCTGCCGCGAGGTCGCGGACCTCATCTACAAGGTCGTCGATGCCCCGCACGACGACGATGTCGTCGCGGAGGTCAGCGACCGCGTGGACGAGATGACCGACGAGTACACGCTGTACGAATAACGCCGGAAGCTCTAGCCCGCAGTTCTGCTATCCGCACACTTCGCGACTCACTTTTTATCAGTTCCATCCGACACACCCGGTATGCCGCGCACAACTCGACGCCGGCTGCTCTATGCACTGGGTACCTCCCTGTCAACACTCGCCGGCTGTACACAGTTCGAGGGAGAGTCGAGGGAGGAAACTGGGCACAGCGATGGCAGCGGGAGCGAGCCCACAACAGCGGCGACGGCGGCAGAGACGGACGCTGCCACTGCGACAGACGAGCAGGCCGCTGCTGGCCAGACACCTGATGCCGAGGACCTCGACTTGCGAGAGGCCAACGTTGTCGGCGTCGAAGTAGACGATGAGGACGGCGGCGACTACCGTTTCGACGTGACGCTGTACCACGACGACGACGGCGAGGACGGCTACGCGAACTGGTGGCAGGTCGAGACCCTGGGTGGCGAGCAACTGGGCCGCCGGGACCTCCTGCACGCCCACTCGACGGCCCCGTTCACCCGGTCGGCGACGATTACGGTTCCCAATGACGTGGGCTGTGTCGTGGTCCGGGGGCACGACCAGACTCACGGGTACGGCGGGCGGGCGATGACGGTGGCTGTCCCGAGCGGCACGACACGGGCTATCCAGCAGGGGGCCGAGCGGCAGTCGGTTGCCGAGTCGGACTGTCCCTGAGTGGGAGCGTGCTAGCCTGTCGCGGCTGACTGGAATCCGGGACGTTCATACCGCCCCGCGCCGCCGTTGTACCTAATGACAGAGATTATCGACGGCAACGCCGTCGCACAGTCGATTCGGGACGACCTTGTTGCGTCCATCGACCGCCTCGCCGACGCCGGCCACCGCCCGTCGCTGGCGACGGTGCTGATGTCCGAGGACCCGGCCAGCGAGACGTACGTCTCGATGAAACAGAACGACTGCGAGGAGGTCGGTATCGAGGCCATCGACATCGACATCGACCCCGACGCGGACGCCGCCGAACTGTACGACACCGTCGAGGACCTCAACGCCGACGACGATGTGAACGGTATTCTGGTCCAGATGCCCGTCCCTGACCACGTCGAGGACAGGTCGGTCCTGCGCGCCATTGACCCGATGAAAGACGTCGACGGCTTCCACCCGGAGAACGTCGGCCGGCTCGTGGCCGGCGACGCCCGCTACAAGCCCTGTACGCCCCACGGCATCCAGAAGCTCATTGAGAGCGCGGGCGTGGACACTGAGGGTAAAGATGCTGTCGTCGTTGGCCGCTCGGACATCGTCGGCAAGCCGATGGCGAACCTGCTCATCCAGAAGGCACCCGGTGGCAATGCGACGACAACGGTGTGTCACTCCCGCACCGAGAACCTCGCCGAACGGACGCGCAACGCTGACATCCTCGTCGCTGCGGCCGGCGTCCCGGAGATGATCGACGGCGAGATGATTGGGGAGGGCGCGACGGTCATCGACGTGGGTATCAACCGCGTCGACGCCGACACGGAGAAGGGGTACGAACTCGTCGGCGATGTTGAGTACGAGAGCG includes:
- the glyA gene encoding serine hydroxymethyltransferase — encoded protein: MSYETVREADPAVADALEGERGRQNDTLAMIASENHVSEAVMEAQSSELTNKYAEGYPGERYYGGCEYADDVEELAIDRAKELWGADHVNVQPHSGSQANMGVYLGVLEPGDKILSLDLTHGGHLSHGHPANFAGQVYEVEQYKVDEETGYVDYEGLHDHAEEFEPDIIVSGYSAYPREVDFERIQEAADAVDAYHLADIAHITGLVAAGVHESPVGVADFVTGSTHKTIRAGRGGIIMCDEEYADDIDAAVFPGSQGGPLMHNVAGKAVGFGEALAPEFEQYSQQTVDNAIALGERLKEHGLSLVSGGTDNHLVLIDLRPSHPDTTGKEVEEALEEAGIVLNANTVPGETRSAFNPSGIRAGTPALTTRGFDEDACREVADLIYKVVDAPHDDDVVAEVSDRVDEMTDEYTLYE
- a CDS encoding bifunctional methylenetetrahydrofolate dehydrogenase/methenyltetrahydrofolate cyclohydrolase, whose amino-acid sequence is MTEIIDGNAVAQSIRDDLVASIDRLADAGHRPSLATVLMSEDPASETYVSMKQNDCEEVGIEAIDIDIDPDADAAELYDTVEDLNADDDVNGILVQMPVPDHVEDRSVLRAIDPMKDVDGFHPENVGRLVAGDARYKPCTPHGIQKLIESAGVDTEGKDAVVVGRSDIVGKPMANLLIQKAPGGNATTTVCHSRTENLAERTRNADILVAAAGVPEMIDGEMIGEGATVIDVGINRVDADTEKGYELVGDVEYESAKEVAGAITPVPGGVGPMTRAMLLYNTVKATGLQHDIDVDLP